The Bacillus sp. Y1 genome has a window encoding:
- a CDS encoding DeoR/GlpR family DNA-binding transcription regulator: protein MLTPERHRLILQQLKEKGVVKIQDLVDLTNSSESTIRRDLTQLEDDKFLKRIHGGAARLQGKLQEPSMVEKATKNLQPKKRIAKYASSLVEEGDCIFLDAGSTVMEMIPYLPKNIVVVTNGLMHVKPLLDRDIPMYLIGGYAKPKTNAIIGRGALTSLELYRFDKCFMGVNGIHTQFGYTTPDQEEAMIKQSAISLSREAFVLSDESKFSEIAFAKIADLHEASIITDDLNSEFQDQYMSKTTIKVVKE from the coding sequence TTGTTAACACCAGAGCGCCATAGATTGATTTTGCAGCAATTAAAAGAAAAAGGTGTAGTTAAAATACAAGACCTTGTAGACCTAACAAATTCATCAGAGTCAACGATAAGAAGGGACTTAACACAACTAGAAGATGATAAATTCTTAAAAAGGATACATGGTGGTGCTGCTCGATTACAGGGAAAGCTACAAGAACCGAGCATGGTCGAGAAAGCTACCAAAAACCTTCAACCAAAGAAAAGAATTGCCAAGTATGCCTCTAGCTTAGTGGAAGAAGGAGATTGTATTTTTCTTGATGCAGGATCAACAGTAATGGAAATGATTCCTTACTTACCAAAAAACATTGTGGTCGTGACAAACGGACTTATGCATGTAAAGCCTTTACTAGATAGAGACATCCCAATGTATCTAATTGGTGGGTATGCAAAACCTAAGACAAATGCCATTATTGGTCGAGGAGCGCTAACAAGTTTAGAGCTATACCGTTTTGACAAATGCTTTATGGGAGTGAATGGAATCCACACTCAATTTGGGTACACAACACCTGATCAAGAAGAAGCAATGATTAAACAATCAGCTATTTCTCTCTCAAGAGAAGCATTTGTGTTAAGTGATGAATCGAAGTTCTCAGAAATAGCATTCGCTAAAATTGCTGACTTACATGAAGCGTCGATCATTACGGATGATCTGAACAGTGAGTTCCAAGATCAATACATGAGCAAAACGACAATAAAGGTTGTGAAAGAATGA
- a CDS encoding LysE family transporter, whose protein sequence is MGVFFSYVLLGLSLAAPIGPINAAQMDKGIKHGFLNAWVLGLGSVIADIFYMLLVFLGFSQFIEIPIVKMFLWLFGFFVLVYTGVEGLLGAGKIVLSKGNRDASLSKSFITGFFMSISNPLTILFWLGIYGSVLAKTATMYEHTELLYFSSAIILGLVIWDVCMAAVASSFRKLLTTKLLTIITIISSISLIGFGLYFGFEALKIFMN, encoded by the coding sequence TTGGGTGTATTTTTCAGTTATGTGCTACTAGGTTTATCACTTGCTGCTCCAATTGGTCCCATTAATGCTGCACAAATGGATAAAGGCATTAAACATGGCTTTTTGAACGCTTGGGTGCTAGGCCTAGGGTCTGTAATAGCAGACATTTTTTATATGCTACTCGTTTTTTTAGGATTTTCTCAATTCATTGAAATTCCTATAGTAAAAATGTTTTTATGGTTATTCGGATTTTTTGTATTGGTCTACACAGGTGTGGAAGGATTACTAGGTGCTGGAAAAATTGTACTTAGCAAAGGAAATAGGGATGCTTCTTTATCCAAATCCTTCATCACTGGATTTTTCATGTCCATTTCTAATCCGCTAACTATTTTATTTTGGTTAGGTATATATGGGTCAGTATTAGCAAAAACGGCAACCATGTACGAACACACAGAGCTATTATACTTTAGCAGTGCCATCATTTTAGGACTTGTCATTTGGGACGTATGTATGGCAGCAGTTGCAAGCAGCTTTAGGAAATTACTCACAACAAAACTGCTAACAATAATCACGATCATCTCTTCTATATCCTTAATTGGTTTTGGCTTATATTTCGGGTTTGAAGCGTTAAAAATCTTTATGAACTAA
- a CDS encoding cold-shock protein: MGFGRKNQEEVVKEETKVWVCSSESCKCWIRDNFKSTESPSCPLCHSEMKQSTKIVEVLNNPSKSY; this comes from the coding sequence ATGGGATTCGGAAGAAAAAATCAAGAAGAAGTTGTGAAAGAAGAAACAAAGGTGTGGGTCTGCTCATCAGAAAGTTGCAAGTGTTGGATTCGTGACAATTTTAAAAGCACCGAAAGCCCAAGCTGCCCCTTATGTCATAGTGAAATGAAGCAATCAACGAAAATCGTTGAAGTGTTAAACAACCCAAGTAAGTCATATTAA
- a CDS encoding PTS fructose transporter subunit IIABC → MKITEILTKETIHLNLSGSTKSEAIDQLVDVLNRAGKLEDAKEFKAGILKREEQSTTGIGEGIAIPHAKTKAVKTASIAFGKSVNGIDYDSLDGQPAHLFFMIAAPEGANNTHLEALARLSSILMKNEVRDALLKANTERDVLKIIDQYDQEEEGDEETMSGEKKFIVAVTACPTGIAHTYMAADSLKAKAAELGVDIKVETRGSGGAKNVLTPAEIEKAVAVIVAADTNVETDRFSGKHVIETKVADGIRKPKELIERALKQDAPIFKGSGNASSTSSEQKGQGVGATIYKHLMSGVSNMLPFVVGGGILIAISFMFGYNAFNPEDPSYHPIAEALMTIGGGSGAFGFIVPILAAFIAMSIADRPGFAAGAVGGLLANSGGAGFLGGIIAGFLAGYIVVGLKKLLTSLPSSLEGIKTILLYPLLGIALTGFAMIYIVNGPVGALNTGITNWLSGLGTGNAVLLGLVLGLMMAFDMGGPINKAAYVFGTGLLANGVYEPMAAVMAAGMVPPLGIAIATTFFGKKFTKQEREAGKVNYIMGLSFITEGAIPFAAADPLRVIPSLMAGSAVAGALTMMFGIGLRAPHGGLFVVPLVDGGWFMYLIAIVAGAIVSGVILGLVKKPVQE, encoded by the coding sequence ATGAAAATAACTGAGATTTTAACAAAAGAAACCATTCATCTAAACCTTTCAGGCTCAACGAAGTCTGAAGCAATTGATCAGCTCGTTGATGTATTAAATCGCGCTGGAAAGCTAGAGGATGCAAAAGAATTTAAGGCGGGCATTTTAAAGCGTGAGGAGCAAAGTACTACAGGAATTGGTGAAGGAATCGCCATTCCTCATGCAAAAACGAAGGCAGTTAAAACAGCTTCAATTGCATTTGGTAAGTCGGTAAATGGAATTGACTACGATTCGCTGGATGGTCAACCAGCACATTTATTCTTTATGATTGCAGCTCCAGAGGGGGCAAATAATACTCATTTGGAAGCGCTCGCAAGGCTTTCATCTATCTTGATGAAAAATGAAGTAAGAGATGCATTATTAAAGGCAAATACAGAAAGAGATGTTTTGAAAATTATCGATCAGTACGACCAGGAAGAGGAAGGGGACGAGGAAACGATGTCTGGGGAAAAGAAATTTATCGTTGCTGTAACTGCTTGTCCAACTGGAATTGCTCATACGTATATGGCGGCTGATTCTCTTAAGGCTAAGGCGGCTGAACTTGGTGTAGACATTAAAGTTGAAACAAGAGGATCTGGCGGAGCAAAGAACGTCTTAACGCCTGCCGAAATTGAAAAAGCAGTTGCTGTAATTGTTGCAGCTGATACAAATGTTGAAACCGATCGTTTTAGTGGTAAGCATGTTATTGAAACAAAAGTAGCAGACGGAATTCGTAAACCGAAGGAACTAATTGAAAGAGCTCTAAAACAAGATGCCCCAATTTTTAAGGGTAGCGGGAATGCATCTTCTACTTCTTCTGAACAAAAAGGTCAAGGTGTTGGTGCTACAATTTATAAACACCTAATGAGTGGTGTATCTAATATGCTTCCATTCGTTGTAGGTGGAGGAATATTAATTGCAATCTCTTTCATGTTCGGTTACAACGCCTTTAATCCAGAAGATCCTTCTTATCACCCAATTGCAGAAGCATTAATGACAATCGGTGGAGGTAGTGGTGCATTTGGGTTTATTGTTCCCATTTTAGCAGCGTTTATTGCAATGAGTATCGCAGATCGTCCAGGCTTTGCAGCTGGTGCAGTTGGAGGTTTATTAGCTAATAGCGGTGGTGCAGGGTTCTTAGGTGGTATTATTGCAGGTTTCTTAGCAGGTTATATTGTGGTTGGTCTGAAAAAGTTGCTAACAAGTTTACCATCATCTCTTGAAGGTATAAAAACGATTCTTTTATATCCTTTGCTAGGAATTGCTCTTACAGGTTTTGCAATGATCTATATCGTAAATGGTCCAGTTGGAGCGCTTAATACAGGAATTACTAATTGGTTATCAGGGCTAGGTACAGGTAATGCAGTATTACTAGGATTAGTACTAGGGTTAATGATGGCATTTGATATGGGTGGACCGATTAACAAGGCAGCGTATGTATTTGGAACTGGATTGTTAGCAAACGGGGTATATGAGCCAATGGCAGCAGTTATGGCAGCAGGTATGGTTCCTCCACTTGGAATTGCAATCGCTACTACTTTCTTTGGCAAGAAGTTCACAAAACAAGAAAGAGAAGCAGGAAAAGTTAACTATATTATGGGATTATCTTTTATCACAGAAGGAGCGATTCCTTTTGCGGCGGCTGATCCACTTCGTGTTATTCCTTCATTAATGGCTGGATCAGCGGTGGCTGGTGCATTAACAATGATGTTTGGTATTGGATTACGTGCACCACATGGTGGATTATTCGTAGTGCCTTTAGTTGATGGCGGGTGGTTTATGTATTTAATCGCTATCGTTGCTGGAGCAATCGTATCAGGAGTAATACTTGGGCTAGTAAAGAAACCAGTTCAAGAATAA
- a CDS encoding amino acid permease translates to MKGESYVDKKTKGNEEGLSWYALSLIGVGCIIGTGFFLGSSIGIQMAGPAVLLAFLIAGIGTYIVYDSLGRMSAQDPQKGSFRAYAKKAFGPWAGFTSGWVYWMSEMLITGSQLTALSIFTKFWFPNIPLWVFSAFYAALGIVVVLLGNKGFEKIENLLGVIKISAILMFIIIAILALTGVIDGQKGFDHFPNTKNEILPNGLKGLWSALIFGFYAFGGIEIMGIMATRLKNKDDAPKAGKIMLIVLTIIYLISIFLAVTMIPWQEHSDKKSPFVSALHEYANLGFVPHVFNGALIIAGFSTMSASLFAITTMLVTMADDHDAPKLLAKQGKLKVPPIALLVTISGLVASIVTARLMPDSIYEYITTAAGLMLLYNWILVLFSAPRLITFSRWDHIKRFIGMGLILLAISGTLLHASSRPGLFVSLLIVLIIICADIISHFVKGRAKKKKINTHNGKIKSHRHYRKRQ, encoded by the coding sequence ATGAAAGGGGAGAGTTATGTGGATAAAAAGACAAAAGGAAACGAAGAGGGACTTTCCTGGTATGCGTTATCCTTAATTGGAGTCGGTTGTATTATCGGTACGGGCTTCTTTTTAGGGTCAAGCATCGGGATTCAAATGGCTGGTCCAGCGGTCCTATTGGCTTTTCTAATTGCAGGGATAGGGACATATATTGTTTATGACTCACTCGGAAGAATGTCCGCTCAGGACCCTCAAAAAGGATCATTTCGGGCATATGCTAAAAAGGCATTTGGTCCATGGGCTGGGTTTACAAGTGGCTGGGTATATTGGATGTCAGAAATGCTCATTACTGGAAGCCAACTTACAGCTCTTTCAATCTTTACGAAATTTTGGTTTCCGAATATCCCTTTATGGGTATTTTCCGCTTTTTATGCCGCTCTAGGTATTGTTGTTGTTCTTTTAGGTAATAAAGGGTTCGAGAAAATAGAAAATCTCCTCGGTGTGATTAAGATTTCCGCTATTTTAATGTTTATAATTATTGCAATTCTTGCTTTAACTGGAGTTATTGATGGTCAGAAGGGATTTGATCATTTCCCTAATACCAAAAATGAAATATTACCAAATGGATTAAAAGGCTTATGGTCTGCTCTAATTTTCGGATTTTACGCTTTTGGCGGTATAGAAATTATGGGCATTATGGCAACACGTTTAAAGAACAAAGATGATGCTCCAAAAGCAGGGAAAATCATGCTCATCGTCTTAACAATCATTTACCTCATATCAATATTTCTAGCTGTTACAATGATTCCATGGCAAGAACATTCCGATAAAAAAAGTCCATTTGTTAGTGCTCTTCACGAATATGCCAACTTAGGGTTTGTTCCTCATGTGTTTAATGGGGCTCTTATTATTGCAGGATTCTCCACCATGTCAGCATCGTTATTCGCTATAACAACGATGTTGGTAACAATGGCAGACGACCATGATGCTCCAAAATTATTAGCGAAGCAAGGGAAATTAAAAGTACCTCCAATAGCTTTACTGGTAACGATATCAGGTTTAGTTGCTTCCATAGTCACTGCACGTTTGATGCCGGATTCCATTTATGAATATATTACAACGGCAGCCGGATTAATGCTTTTATACAATTGGATACTGGTGTTATTTTCAGCTCCGCGTCTCATTACTTTTTCTCGCTGGGACCACATCAAAAGGTTTATTGGGATGGGGCTTATCCTTTTAGCCATTTCAGGTACTTTATTACATGCTTCTTCCCGACCTGGATTATTTGTCAGTCTTTTAATCGTGCTTATTATTATTTGCGCTGACATCATTTCCCATTTTGTAAAAGGGCGGGCTAAAAAGAAAAAAATCAACACACACAATGGTAAGATAAAAAGCCATCGACACTATCGTAAACGGCAATAA
- the trpE gene encoding anthranilate synthase component I, giving the protein MNANVQNIIIEEILGDTLTPISIFQRLKGMKKCLLESSLKHEHSGRYSFIAANPAVELKGSGNNTILIKKQISETIRANPLEVLKKIVPNIENDFMKEIPFIGGAAGFVSYDIVRYYEEIGEIPRDEMIIPEVHFLLFETIVVFDHLTQKVFIVGIPIIEQSSLEDIKDLVEETKNQILNEREEAPSPVSISSYEASISKEEFIDRVKKAKEYIVEGDIFQVVLSQRMRATIQGDPFSFYRKLRVQNPSPYMYYFDFEDYVVAGASPESLMKAVGETVYTNPIAGTRPRGKTPEEDEQLSVELIQDEKELAEHRMLVDLGRNDLGRVCEFGSVQISKYMDIEKYKHVMHIVSEVKGTLLSSYHPIDALIACLPAGTVSGAPKIRAMEIINELEDVKRGIYSGAVGYYSANGNIDFALAIRTMVVKDSKAYIQAGAGIVYDSVPEKEYEETIHKMKAFLEVEK; this is encoded by the coding sequence ATGAACGCCAATGTTCAAAACATTATTATTGAAGAAATTCTTGGTGATACGTTAACACCCATTTCTATATTTCAGCGACTCAAAGGTATGAAGAAATGTTTATTAGAAAGCTCGTTAAAGCACGAGCACTCAGGCAGATATTCCTTTATAGCAGCTAATCCTGCAGTGGAGCTAAAGGGCAGCGGAAATAACACGATACTTATAAAAAAACAAATCAGTGAAACCATCCGAGCTAACCCTCTAGAGGTGCTGAAAAAAATTGTACCGAATATTGAAAATGACTTCATGAAAGAAATCCCTTTTATTGGTGGAGCTGCAGGTTTTGTAAGCTATGACATCGTTCGTTATTACGAGGAAATCGGTGAAATACCGAGAGACGAAATGATCATCCCAGAAGTCCATTTTCTATTATTTGAAACAATCGTTGTTTTTGACCATTTGACTCAAAAGGTTTTCATAGTTGGGATTCCGATCATCGAACAATCTTCTCTGGAGGATATAAAAGATTTGGTCGAAGAAACAAAAAATCAGATTTTGAACGAAAGGGAAGAAGCACCTTCACCAGTTTCCATTTCTTCCTATGAAGCGTCAATCTCAAAAGAAGAGTTCATTGACAGAGTGAAAAAAGCAAAGGAGTACATTGTAGAAGGTGATATATTCCAAGTCGTCCTTTCCCAAAGGATGAGAGCAACAATACAGGGTGATCCATTTTCATTTTATCGTAAACTTAGAGTTCAAAATCCTTCTCCTTATATGTATTATTTCGATTTTGAAGATTATGTGGTTGCAGGGGCATCACCGGAAAGCTTGATGAAAGCAGTCGGGGAAACGGTCTACACGAATCCAATTGCAGGTACGAGGCCAAGAGGGAAAACTCCGGAGGAAGATGAGCAACTGAGTGTGGAATTGATTCAAGATGAAAAAGAATTAGCTGAACATCGAATGCTTGTTGACCTTGGTCGAAATGATTTAGGTAGAGTTTGTGAATTTGGTAGTGTGCAGATCAGCAAGTACATGGATATCGAGAAATACAAGCATGTCATGCATATTGTGTCAGAAGTAAAAGGAACGTTGTTGAGCAGTTATCATCCAATCGATGCATTGATTGCATGCCTACCGGCAGGTACCGTTTCTGGAGCACCAAAAATTCGGGCGATGGAAATCATAAACGAACTTGAGGATGTCAAGAGGGGCATTTACTCAGGAGCAGTCGGTTATTACTCTGCTAACGGAAATATCGACTTTGCTCTTGCTATTCGAACAATGGTGGTTAAGGATTCCAAGGCATATATCCAAGCTGGGGCAGGAATTGTGTATGATTCGGTTCCAGAAAAAGAATACGAAGAAACCATTCACAAAATGAAAGCTTTCTTGGAGGTTGAAAAATGA
- a CDS encoding H-type small acid-soluble spore protein, translating to MDSRRVKQILSSSADIHVEYNGASVWIDELHEDGKTATVHLRGPLEERSTVDISELEEV from the coding sequence ATGGATTCTAGAAGAGTAAAGCAAATATTATCATCATCAGCAGATATTCACGTGGAGTATAACGGTGCTTCTGTGTGGATTGACGAGCTACATGAAGACGGGAAGACCGCAACCGTTCATTTGCGTGGACCATTGGAAGAAAGATCCACGGTCGATATATCTGAATTAGAAGAAGTATAA
- a CDS encoding GNAT family N-acetyltransferase, which translates to MLKIREAHINDLPILLSIYNEAIVNTTATFDLEPESLEKRKTWFAKYGGKYPLIVSEWHGEVVGYGSLSPFREKPAYNSTTELSIYISSAARGLGIGTALMSELITRAKEHGFHTMIGGITAGNEGSIALHKKFGFTLAGHFKEVGFKFDDWQDVLFYQLILPTE; encoded by the coding sequence ATGCTAAAGATACGCGAAGCACATATTAATGATTTACCTATCCTTTTATCAATATATAATGAGGCAATCGTAAACACAACTGCCACCTTTGATTTGGAACCTGAATCATTAGAGAAGAGAAAAACTTGGTTTGCCAAATATGGTGGTAAATATCCATTAATTGTTTCTGAATGGCATGGTGAAGTGGTTGGTTATGGGAGCTTAAGTCCTTTCCGTGAAAAACCGGCATACAATTCAACCACTGAATTATCAATTTACATATCTTCAGCGGCAAGGGGCTTAGGGATTGGTACTGCACTAATGTCTGAATTAATTACTAGAGCAAAAGAACATGGATTCCATACAATGATCGGAGGGATAACGGCAGGAAACGAAGGAAGTATTGCCTTACATAAGAAGTTTGGATTTACATTGGCAGGACACTTTAAAGAGGTGGGGTTTAAATTCGATGATTGGCAAGATGTACTCTTCTATCAACTCATCCTTCCAACCGAGTAG
- a CDS encoding MOSC domain-containing protein, which translates to MGEIITLSVGKPKAFMWKGKNESSGIGKEEISVAELTKDGFVGDGVASLEYHGGPERAVCVYSFEHYKQWEKEFAVKLSPPALGENLCVTGMLEEDVYIGDVYSLGNAVVQVTQGRVPCSKISKFNDIDLFLKRIVETNYTGYFFKVLQEGTVHNEGKLELLERTQEKVSILYANQIFLHDKKNREGLKDLLQVNELAHVWRENVEKLLAKTV; encoded by the coding sequence ATGGGAGAAATAATAACGCTTAGTGTTGGTAAGCCGAAAGCTTTTATGTGGAAAGGGAAAAACGAAAGCTCAGGAATAGGAAAAGAAGAGATTTCTGTAGCCGAGTTAACAAAAGATGGCTTTGTAGGAGATGGTGTTGCAAGTTTAGAGTACCATGGGGGACCAGAGCGTGCCGTATGCGTTTATTCTTTTGAACATTATAAGCAATGGGAAAAGGAGTTTGCTGTAAAGCTTTCCCCACCAGCCCTAGGAGAAAACCTTTGTGTAACAGGTATGCTTGAAGAGGATGTTTATATAGGAGATGTATATTCCCTTGGGAATGCAGTTGTTCAAGTCACACAAGGTCGTGTTCCTTGCTCTAAAATTTCAAAGTTCAATGATATAGATCTCTTTTTAAAAAGAATTGTCGAGACAAACTATACTGGTTATTTCTTTAAGGTGCTACAGGAAGGAACCGTACACAATGAAGGGAAGCTTGAATTGTTAGAAAGGACCCAAGAAAAAGTTTCTATCCTTTACGCCAATCAAATTTTTCTTCATGATAAGAAAAATAGAGAGGGTTTAAAAGACTTATTACAAGTAAATGAATTGGCACATGTGTGGAGAGAGAATGTAGAAAAACTGTTAGCAAAAACAGTTTAA
- a CDS encoding MFS transporter produces the protein MSNSYKSRNGKKYKENKKKGDGKHHNQRWAVLSLSSIPLVMTLGNSMLIPVLPVMEKKINISPFQTSMIITVYSIVAILLIPIAGYLSDHIGRKKVIIPSLFIAGIGGLISGWASWKMADPYLIILIGRALQGVGAAGAFPIVMPLIGDMFKSEEEVSSSLGVIETSNTLGKVLSPILGAFLASFFWHLPFWAIPAFCIISILLTLFLVQNPKKRTEPIPFKKFFQKVKKIFIQNGRWLYTVFIVGVILMFVLFGVLFYLSDILEKQYNIKDVKKGLFLTIPLGALCLASYITGKMIKENKVLMKWITFVGIVLLAISTAALSFSDNLWFMISMFTIGGIGIGVGLPCLDAFITEGIEMEERGTISSIYSSMRFIGVAAGPPIMAILQKHLQTSLFYILAGISAIGLLVILFGIKPEKKSA, from the coding sequence ATGTCAAATTCTTATAAATCTAGAAACGGGAAAAAGTATAAGGAAAACAAAAAGAAGGGTGATGGTAAACACCATAATCAAAGATGGGCGGTGCTTTCTTTATCATCTATTCCTCTTGTTATGACACTTGGTAACTCCATGCTGATACCGGTACTTCCCGTTATGGAAAAGAAAATTAATATTTCTCCCTTCCAAACAAGCATGATCATTACTGTTTATTCAATTGTTGCTATATTACTGATCCCAATCGCCGGTTATCTTTCTGACCATATTGGGAGAAAAAAGGTGATAATCCCAAGTCTATTCATTGCAGGTATCGGGGGGCTTATTTCTGGATGGGCCTCTTGGAAGATGGCTGATCCTTACTTGATTATTCTAATTGGAAGGGCTTTGCAAGGTGTTGGTGCAGCAGGTGCTTTCCCTATTGTTATGCCTCTGATTGGAGATATGTTTAAAAGTGAGGAAGAGGTTAGTAGCTCTCTTGGAGTGATTGAAACATCAAACACTCTGGGGAAAGTATTAAGCCCTATCCTTGGTGCTTTTTTAGCAAGTTTTTTCTGGCATCTTCCATTCTGGGCTATCCCTGCATTTTGTATCATATCTATTCTTTTAACTCTCTTTCTCGTTCAAAACCCGAAGAAGAGAACCGAGCCAATTCCATTTAAGAAATTTTTCCAAAAGGTGAAGAAAATCTTTATTCAAAATGGCCGTTGGCTCTATACCGTATTTATCGTCGGAGTTATTCTCATGTTTGTATTATTTGGAGTATTATTTTACCTTTCAGATATATTGGAGAAGCAGTATAACATTAAAGATGTGAAAAAAGGATTGTTTTTAACAATCCCACTCGGAGCATTATGCCTTGCATCGTATATTACAGGGAAAATGATTAAAGAAAATAAAGTTTTGATGAAGTGGATTACCTTCGTTGGAATTGTTTTATTAGCTATTAGTACAGCTGCTCTAAGCTTTTCAGATAATTTATGGTTTATGATATCAATGTTTACCATCGGTGGCATTGGAATAGGTGTTGGACTTCCTTGCTTAGATGCGTTCATAACAGAAGGAATCGAGATGGAGGAAAGAGGCACGATTTCCTCCATCTACAGTTCGATGAGATTTATTGGTGTAGCAGCCGGTCCACCTATCATGGCGATTCTTCAAAAACATCTCCAAACTTCCCTGTTTTATATACTAGCTGGCATAAGTGCGATTGGTTTACTTGTGATACTATTTGGTATAAAACCCGAGAAAAAAAGTGCTTAA
- the pfkB gene encoding 1-phosphofructokinase, with protein sequence MIYTVTLNPSLDYIVEVEELTLGDLNRTKNETKFPGGKGINVSRLLKRMGVPSKALGFVGGFTGLYIKNYLNNEDIETKFVEVLEDTRINVKLKSNSETEVNAKGPTITEVDFKKLQDQISQLNSEDTLVLAGSIPSSMESSTYEKLVSICQQNQIKFVVDAEGELLKKVLPFKPFLIKPNHHELGELFNTSFTTAEEVVPYARKLVEMGAENVIVSLAGEGAVLVNREVAYLSNVPKGEVKSSVGAGDSMVAGFLAKYEETKEIEEAFRYSVASGSATAFSIGLATKEMIETLYTSVNITKF encoded by the coding sequence ATGATTTACACCGTAACACTCAATCCTTCCCTCGATTACATTGTGGAGGTAGAAGAATTAACACTGGGTGATTTGAATCGTACAAAAAATGAGACGAAATTTCCTGGTGGAAAAGGTATAAATGTTTCAAGATTACTAAAAAGAATGGGTGTACCTAGTAAAGCTTTAGGTTTTGTTGGTGGTTTTACAGGACTTTACATTAAGAATTATTTGAACAATGAAGACATTGAAACAAAATTTGTTGAGGTTCTTGAAGATACGAGAATCAATGTAAAGTTAAAATCCAATAGTGAAACAGAAGTGAATGCAAAAGGACCAACTATTACAGAAGTAGATTTTAAAAAGCTTCAGGATCAGATATCCCAATTAAATTCAGAAGATACTTTAGTATTAGCAGGGAGCATTCCATCAAGTATGGAGTCAAGTACGTATGAGAAACTTGTGTCTATCTGCCAGCAAAATCAAATAAAGTTTGTTGTAGATGCAGAAGGAGAATTACTAAAGAAAGTACTACCATTTAAACCTTTTCTCATAAAGCCAAACCACCACGAACTTGGTGAATTATTTAATACAAGTTTTACAACTGCAGAAGAAGTGGTTCCTTATGCTCGTAAGCTTGTAGAAATGGGAGCCGAAAACGTTATTGTTTCCTTGGCAGGAGAAGGAGCCGTGTTAGTAAATCGTGAGGTTGCTTACCTTTCAAATGTACCAAAAGGTGAAGTGAAAAGTTCAGTTGGAGCAGGAGATTCTATGGTAGCCGGTTTTCTAGCCAAATACGAAGAAACGAAAGAGATTGAGGAAGCGTTTCGTTATAGTGTTGCATCAGGAAGTGCTACTGCATTTTCAATTGGTCTAGCAACGAAAGAAATGATAGAAACACTATATACAAGCGTTAACATTACAAAGTTCTAA